From the genome of Candidatus Neomarinimicrobiota bacterium:
CTGGTCGCCAGATTAGTAGTAGAGGGCTTTATCATCGGGTTGCATAAGAGTCCGTATCACGGCTTCTCGGTTGAGTTTGCTGAGCACCGCCAGTACATGCCCGGTGATGAAATTAAGCATATCGACTGGAAACTGTACGGCAAGACTGATCGCTATTATGTAAAACAGTTTGAGGAAGAGACGAATCTCAAAGCGCATATTGTGTTGGATGCCAGTCAATCCATGGGATTTGGTGAAACCGGTGTGACCAAGCTCCAATATGGCTCTTACCTTGGCGCCGCCTTAACCTACCTGATGCTGAAACAACAGGATGCGGTGGGGTTAACGGTGTTTGACCACGGCATCCGCAGTATTGTGCCGCCGAGTTCTCGTCCCAGCTATCTCAATGTGATTCTTGGACAAATGGATGGTCTGGAAACCGGCAGAGATACAAATATTGCCGGGACGCTTCACGAGCTGGCCGACCGGGTAAAACGGCGGGGACTCATCATTCTTATCTCTGACTTATTAGACGATCCGGATGAAGTCATTACCGGCCTGAAGCACTTTCGCCATAAAAAGCACGAAGTACTGGTTTTTCATATTCTGGACAGACAAGAAATTGAATTTCAGTACGACCGGCAGGTCGAACTCACGGATATGGAGAGCGGAGAACACGTGACCACGGAGCCGCGGCTGATTCAGTCCGAATACCGCCGGGAGATGGAAAAGTTCATTGAGTATTATCGCCAGGAATGTCTCTCAAATCATATCGATTACGTGCAACTTACCACTGATCAACCGTTCGATATTTCACTGACGGAATATCTGAATAAGCGACAAAAACTTGGATAAATACAGTATTATAGTGTTAGGGTGTTCAGGTGTTCAGGTAAAATCGTCGTGACAAACCTCTGTACTCATATACATTTTACTCCACATATTTCACTTACTCAGTGGGTACTGAGGCCGAATCCGGATAACTATTTTCAACAATCTGATAGATATAGTCACCAGTGGGTTTTTTGTTCCCATTCCCGGCGTTCCCGGCAGTATAAAATGAGATAACTCCCTGCGGTTTTTCCGGAGCGCGCCAGGTAAAATTCCATTTCACCGGCCCGTCTTCGGTGCCCCGGTATGTCCCATCTCTGGTATGATTTAAATAAAACCGCTCTTTATCATTTACCTCGTCATCATCAAGCTGCATCAGATCGTCATCGTATTTGACAATTTCACCACTCTTGGTGAGGTCTTTATTGATAATCGTGACCTGGAATCCCCAGCGTTCCTGTCCCTCCTGGGCGAGTTCCACCGTCAGTGGGTACAGCTTTCCGGGTTCATACACCTTTGGAACTCCATGTAGTATTAAAGTCCCAGGCCCGGAATTTAATTCATAAGACACATGGCAGTCGCTCTGGACACAAATGCCTTCGCCTGGTGCCCCGGTTTTTTTATTCACCGGACCGCGCCCATACGAAAAGGCCATCACGGTGAATAAACACAGGGTGAAACCAAATATGCTGAAATGAATTAGTCGTCTCATATTGGGAGTTCCGTTGTATTCGTGTTATCAAGAGATTAATGTTAGTCAACCTGAAGAAAATAAAAAAGCCCGGATACGGAAAACTGTATCCGGGCTAACAATTCTGCGATTTAGCCGCAAGAGCGGGCTCCTATTTATTGTCCTCCGGCTTGTTCCTGCTCGAGTTTTTTGGCTTTTTCCAGGATTTCCTGGCCCTTTTGCGGGTCGCCCATGCGATAGACCGTGATAGCAAGTTTTTTCATCACAGC
Proteins encoded in this window:
- a CDS encoding DUF58 domain-containing protein, with product MPTNVDKREYLDPETISRIENLSLVARLVVEGFIIGLHKSPYHGFSVEFAEHRQYMPGDEIKHIDWKLYGKTDRYYVKQFEEETNLKAHIVLDASQSMGFGETGVTKLQYGSYLGAALTYLMLKQQDAVGLTVFDHGIRSIVPPSSRPSYLNVILGQMDGLETGRDTNIAGTLHELADRVKRRGLIILISDLLDDPDEVITGLKHFRHKKHEVLVFHILDRQEIEFQYDRQVELTDMESGEHVTTEPRLIQSEYRREMEKFIEYYRQECLSNHIDYVQLTTDQPFDISLTEYLNKRQKLG